From the Telopea speciosissima isolate NSW1024214 ecotype Mountain lineage chromosome 9, Tspe_v1, whole genome shotgun sequence genome, the window ACATAGAACCTGCAACATTAGTCACAGGTCAGATTTATCTATTATGATAGAGTTTTTTTCAATGAATTTTACAACTTCTTACCCTTGAACTTTGGTTGGTGAATTTTCCAATTAGGGCTTTCCCTCCCAATTGAGAACTAGATGCAAAATCTGGATCTTGAATTCCAGATGTTTTAGAGACATCTGAAGCCTTCTGCTTTGGGTGCTTGGCAGCTTGACCAAAGCTGATAACTTTCCTGCTTTCTGGTGTTGTATAAATGTTCACAACAGCTGAGAGAGTTGTGTCCTTGAGATCAAATCTAGGGTTCATAGAGGAACCTACACTTGATGACTTACTTGAAGACGACTTACGACCATTTGACTGTTTTCCAGGGTTCAAGGTTGGAAAACCACTGGGCTTGCTTGAAGATGATTTATTTCCATTTGAATGTTTGATCTCCACCCTTGATGGCTGTCTCAAAACTCTAGTCCTTGTAAGCCTAATCCTCTTAGCCAAAAAGAACCCAGTTGTCAAACCAGAAGTTCGATGTAATATTTCAGAAGTATCCTGTAGTTGTTGCTGATTGTTTACAGTTAGAGTGCTccctttgaaatttgaaaagctTTTCGAATTTCCTGTGGTGCTAGTTGAATTGCTCTCACCTATAACACTTGATTTCACTAGTGAACTACTTTTTGTATCTCCGAAAGTAGACATTGTCTTGGAGGAATAGGATCTCATTGAGGCTGTTGAACTTCTAAGGCAAATCAAACTTTCTTTCTTAGTGTCAGtgtcttttttatttccaaATTTGTGTTCGGGTTTCATTTCTTGTACCGATCCCCTAACCATCCATGACATTCTTTGGCCCAAACTCCCAATATGCTGTGGCTTGTTCAGAGAAACATGGTTACCCTCGTCCCATTTCCTGCTCCTATTATCTTTACCTCTTGATTTTGAGACAGAAGATGGTAGAGTGGGAGAATAAGACCCAAGCAACTCTGAGTTAGAGTTTCTGTTCCCTTCACCGGAAAGAGAAGATGCAGACATTAATTCGTTGGATGAGCACTGATGGAACCTGAAAATCAATACATTGGTCGGACACTAATCATTAGCAAAAATTCGTGAGCTAATATCAAGAGatctttgaaaaataatggtTAAAAAGTGCATACGGGTGGGCCACTTGAAACCATGCATCATGCCTGCCAGTAACATGAGAAACAAGATCAGATTATAGCTGTTGCAGAATTAAACCAAAGAGATAACCCAGAAGTAGTTCCATTGAAACTCACATATCCTGGTCCATTGACTTCGTCTCTAACGTTAGGTCTACCCACATTGGTGCTTCAATTTCTTCCTGAAGAAGAATTAAGCAAGAGAAAGTTAAGatcacatcctacatccccctcccgacctatccaaaaaaaaaaaagttaagatCACTACATCCAGACGTGAAAGATGACCCAAACATTCTGGAAATGCTGATAACAGgcatgaccattgaaaatagcAGAGAATGTGGCTCTGACCAAATAAAATGGCAAAGTATAGAAATCTTAGAACAAAGCCAATGCAAACTCATACAGGTGGAGATGGAGAAACTAAATATGAGCCAGACATGACATATCAactagagaaagaaaaggagccaaagaaaggaagaaaaagaacgaTACCCAGACTCAAGAAAACCTcgagaacaagaaaaaaaaaatacatacaaCAGGATCCAGTAACCTACATTATCAAGATACAACCCagaaattcaacaaa encodes:
- the LOC122639805 gene encoding uncharacterized protein LOC122639805 isoform X1; this encodes MVLRKPKANLSLVNGGRFHNRKCVTNGVGSRRKISESIDHWAFLEEIEAPMWVDLTLETKSMDQDMHDAWFQVAHPFHQCSSNELMSASSLSGEGNRNSNSELLGSYSPTLPSSVSKSRGKDNRSRKWDEGNHVSLNKPQHIGSLGQRMSWMVRGSVQEMKPEHKFGNKKDTDTKKESLICLRSSTASMRSYSSKTMSTFGDTKSSSLVKSSVIGESNSTSTTGNSKSFSNFKGSTLTVNNQQQLQDTSEILHRTSGLTTGFFLAKRIRLTRTRVLRQPSRVEIKHSNGNKSSSSKPSGFPTLNPGKQSNGRKSSSSKSSSVGSSMNPRFDLKDTTLSAVVNIYTTPESRKVISFGQAAKHPKQKASDVSKTSGIQDPDFASSSQLGGKALIGKFTNQSSRVLCQIEPTYALQLGKVQESSNVYMKDEEMVGTTRSNRVAGSRNVNVRGSMVLGQISSGKENAAGGIPGQKPMKQTVKVKNVVGLSDIKVMTCQTEPTNALQLGKVQESSNVYTKAEEMVGTRRSNRVAGSRNVNARGSMVLSQISSGKENAAGGIPGQKPAQQTVKVKNVMGLSDIKQKTKRGNQSNKPVDAAQRIYFR
- the LOC122639805 gene encoding uncharacterized protein LOC122639805 isoform X3, with protein sequence MVLRKPKANLSLVNGGRFHNRKCVTNGVGSRRKISESIDHWAFLEEIEAPMWVDLTLETKSMDQDMHDAWFQVAHPFHQCSSNELMSASSLSGEGNRNSNSELLGSYSPTLPSSVSKSRGKDNRSRKWDEGNHVSLNKPQHIGSLGQRMSWMVRGSVQEMKPEHKFGNKKDTDTKKESLICLRSSTASMRSYSSKTMSTFGDTKSSSLVKSSVIGESNSTSTTTVNNQQQLQDTSEILHRTSGLTTGFFLAKRIRLTRTRVLRQPSRVEIKHSNGNKSSSSKPSGFPTLNPGKQSNGRKSSSSKSSSVGSSMNPRFDLKDTTLSAVVNIYTTPESRKVISFGQAAKHPKQKASDVSKTSGIQDPDFASSSQLGGKALIGKFTNQSSRVLCQIEPTYALQLGKVQESSNVYMKDEEMVGTTRSNRVAGSRNVNVRGSMVLGQISSGKENAAGGIPGQKPMKQTVKVKNVVGLSDIKVMTCQTEPTNALQLGKVQESSNVYTKAEEMVGTRRSNRVAGSRNVNARGSMVLSQISSGKENAAGGIPGQKPAQQTVKVKNVMGLSDIKQKTKRGNQSNKPVDAAQRIYFR
- the LOC122639805 gene encoding uncharacterized protein LOC122639805 isoform X4, which gives rise to MVLRKPKANLSLVNGGRFHNRKCVTNGVGSRRKISESIDHWAFLEEIEAPMWVDLTLETKSMDQDMHDAWFQVAHPFHQCSSNELMSASSLSGEGNRNSNSELLGSYSPTLPSSVSKSRGKDNRSRKWDEGNHVSLNKPQHIGSLGQRMSWMVRGSVQEMKPEHKFGNKKDTDTKKESLICLRSSTASMRSYSSKTMSTFGDTKSSSLVKSSVIGESNSTSTTGNSKSFSNFKGSTLTVNNQQQLQDTSEILHRTSGLTTGFFLAKRIRLTRTRVLRQPSRVEIKHSNGNKSSSSKPSGFPTLNPGKQSNGRKSSSSKSSSVGSSMNPRFDLKDTTLSAVVNIYTTPESRKVISFGQAAKHPKQKASDVSKTSGIQDPDFASSSQLGGKALIGKFTNQSSRVLCQIEPTYALQLGKVQESSNVYMKDEEMVGTTRSNRVAGSRNVNVRGSMVLGQISSGKENAAGGIPGQKPMKQTVKVKNVVGLSDIKQKTKRGNQSNKPVDAAQRIYFR
- the LOC122639805 gene encoding uncharacterized protein LOC122639805 isoform X2, which translates into the protein MVLRKPKANLSLVNGGRFHNRKCVTNGVGSRRKISESIDHWAFLEEIEAPMWVDLTLETKSMDQDMHDAWFQVAHPFHQCSSNELMSASSLSGEGNRNSNSELLGSYSPTLPSSVSKSRGKDNRSRKWDEGNHVSLNKPQHIGSLGQRMSWMVRGSVQEMKPEHKFGNKKDTDTKKESLICLRSSTASMRSYSSKTMSTFGDTKSSSLVKSSVIGESNSTSTTGNSKSFSNFKGSTLTVNNQQQLQDTSEILHRTSGLTTGFFLAKRIRLTRTRVLRQPSRVEIKHSNGNKSSSSKPSGFPTLNPGKQSNGRKSSSSKSSSVGSSMNPRFDLKDTTLSAVVNIYTTPESRKVISFGQAAKHPKQKASDVSKTSGIQDPDFASSSQLGGKALIGKFTNQSSRVLCQIEPTYALQLGKVQESSNVYMKDEEMVGTTRSNRVAGSRNVNVRGSMVLGQISSGKENAAGGIPGQKPMKQTVKVKNVVGLSDIKLGKVQESSNVYTKAEEMVGTRRSNRVAGSRNVNARGSMVLSQISSGKENAAGGIPGQKPAQQTVKVKNVMGLSDIKQKTKRGNQSNKPVDAAQRIYFR